The Nocardioides campestrisoli genome includes a window with the following:
- a CDS encoding amidohydrolase family protein, translating to MTTEHASDPSGPTRIRVAGQASGDEVAGDAADVRAWTERLGLPGLFDVHTHFLPPRVMEKVRAQFDSAGPLIGRTWPLRYRDSDTALARVLTSFGVRHFSALPYAHKPQMAEYLNDWADEFAARTPGALRCGTFFPEPGAADYVRRRIEGGLELFKVHVQVGAFHVTDPLLDEAWGVVAEAGTPVVLHAGSGPIPTEHTGPGPVAQLLARHPRLRLVIAHMGAPEYAEFLNLAETYEHVRLDTTMAFTDFFTEMGGPFPSDLLPRVADLGEKVLLGSDFPNIPYPYVHQLESLERLAACHPGLGEPWLRAVCWENGVRLFAR from the coding sequence GTGACCACCGAGCACGCGAGCGACCCGTCGGGACCGACCCGAATCCGGGTCGCGGGGCAGGCGTCCGGGGACGAGGTCGCCGGTGACGCCGCCGACGTGCGTGCCTGGACCGAGCGGCTCGGGCTGCCCGGGCTCTTCGACGTGCACACCCACTTCCTGCCCCCGCGGGTGATGGAGAAGGTCCGCGCCCAGTTCGACTCCGCTGGCCCGCTGATCGGGCGGACGTGGCCGCTGCGCTACCGCGACAGCGACACGGCACTGGCCCGGGTGCTCACCTCGTTCGGGGTACGGCACTTCTCCGCGCTGCCCTACGCGCACAAGCCGCAGATGGCGGAGTACCTCAACGACTGGGCCGACGAGTTCGCGGCCCGCACCCCCGGTGCCCTGCGCTGCGGCACGTTCTTCCCCGAGCCGGGCGCCGCCGACTACGTCCGACGCCGGATCGAGGGTGGTCTCGAGCTGTTCAAGGTGCACGTCCAGGTGGGGGCGTTCCACGTCACCGACCCGCTGCTGGACGAGGCCTGGGGTGTGGTCGCCGAGGCCGGTACCCCGGTGGTGCTGCATGCCGGGAGCGGTCCGATCCCGACCGAGCACACCGGGCCGGGGCCGGTGGCCCAGCTGCTCGCCCGCCACCCGCGGCTGCGGCTGGTGATCGCGCACATGGGCGCCCCCGAGTACGCCGAGTTCCTGAACTTGGCGGAGACCTACGAGCACGTCCGGCTCGACACCACGATGGCGTTCACCGACTTCTTCACCGAGATGGGCGGCCCGTTCCCGAGCGACCTCCTGCCCAGGGTCGCGGACCTGGGGGAGAAGGTGCTGCTCGGCTCGGACTTCCCCAACATCCCGTACCCCTACGTCCACCAGCTCGAGTCGCTCGAGCGGCTCGCCGCCTGCCACCCGGGGCTGGGTGAGCCGTGGCTGCGCGCGGTCTGCTGGGAGAACGGCGTACGGCTCTTCGCCCGCTGA
- a CDS encoding YihY/virulence factor BrkB family protein, which yields MGAVSKVDDFQRRHSVVGFPLAVVYKYFDDQGPYLAAGLTYYAFVAIFPLMLLGTSILGFVLQDNPELQEQILNSALGQFPIIGDELGRPQGIQGSLTGAVLGALTALYGCQGLGQALQNLQHTAWSVPRNSRPNPIYARVKTLLLLVTAGMSLMTVSVLTTVGTTTDLFSGALEGWFRTLVLPMIGVLVVGAFLSLLFRFAATGQHSFWRAAPGGFTLALMWQGLQILGASYVEHVLVDTSSMAKTFGLVLGLIGFLWIGATMAVFATEINVVLGRRLWPRALLTPFTDRVHLTQADRRAYASYVRMQRLKGYEQVEVVWKDGPDWEADLSGTVLSEVGDPGTGAVDGDLPGQDALPADDRPSQDPAHLGLAARATSEGGSQPSRDR from the coding sequence GTGGGTGCAGTCTCCAAGGTCGACGACTTCCAGCGACGTCACAGCGTCGTGGGGTTCCCGCTTGCCGTCGTCTACAAGTACTTCGACGACCAGGGCCCCTACCTGGCGGCCGGACTGACCTACTACGCGTTCGTCGCGATCTTCCCGCTGATGCTGCTGGGCACCTCGATCCTGGGGTTCGTGCTCCAGGACAACCCCGAGCTGCAGGAGCAGATCCTGAACTCCGCGCTGGGGCAGTTCCCGATCATCGGGGACGAGCTGGGCCGACCGCAGGGCATCCAGGGCTCCCTCACCGGTGCAGTGCTCGGCGCGCTGACCGCGCTCTACGGCTGTCAGGGACTCGGTCAGGCGCTGCAGAACCTCCAGCACACCGCGTGGTCGGTCCCGCGCAACAGCCGGCCCAACCCCATCTACGCGCGGGTCAAGACGCTGTTGCTCCTGGTGACGGCGGGCATGTCGCTGATGACGGTCTCGGTGCTCACGACGGTGGGGACCACGACGGACCTCTTCTCGGGGGCCCTGGAGGGCTGGTTCCGGACGCTGGTGCTGCCGATGATCGGTGTGCTCGTCGTCGGTGCCTTCCTCTCGCTGCTCTTCCGGTTCGCGGCCACGGGCCAGCACTCCTTCTGGCGCGCGGCGCCGGGGGGCTTCACGCTGGCGCTGATGTGGCAGGGCCTGCAGATCCTCGGCGCCAGCTACGTGGAGCACGTGCTCGTCGACACCAGCTCGATGGCCAAGACGTTCGGCCTGGTGCTCGGCCTGATCGGGTTCCTGTGGATCGGCGCCACCATGGCGGTCTTCGCCACCGAGATCAACGTGGTGCTCGGGCGTCGGCTGTGGCCACGCGCCCTGCTGACCCCGTTCACCGATCGGGTCCACCTCACCCAGGCGGACCGGCGGGCCTACGCGAGCTATGTGCGGATGCAGCGGCTCAAGGGCTACGAGCAGGTCGAGGTGGTCTGGAAGGACGGGCCGGACTGGGAAGCGGACCTCTCCGGGACGGTGCTCTCCGAGGTGGGTGACCCCGGGACTGGGGCGGTGGACGGAGACCTGCCCGGCCAGGACGCTCTGCCAGCAGACGACCGCCCGTCCCAGGACCCTGCGCACCTCGGGCTGGCGGCGCGCGCCACCTCGGAAGGCGGCTCGCAGCCGAGTCGCGATCGCTGA